The following coding sequences lie in one Clostridia bacterium genomic window:
- the aroC gene encoding chorismate synthase, producing the protein MRYLTAGESHGKALVGIMDGCPANLHITEEEINHQLYRRQQGFGRGGRMKIESDKAEILSGVRNYLTLGSPIALMIKNNDYQNWQNIFSPDECDISQKVVTTVRPAHADLSGALKYSQKDARNILERASARETAMRVALGAIAKKFLQELGVNIGSHTVMIGGVYSDFYPKNSFELSAADDNPVRCMDEAKSQEMIHKIKEAQESGDTLGGKVQIIISGMSFGYGSHTQYDKKLDSRLMADLCSIQSVKSVSFGLGEKYAEMLGTQSHDPIGYDENGFFRYTNNSGGIDGGITTGEDIVINVAVKPIPTTMRGIKTVDLITHEQCISSKERSDVCAVPAAGVVCENVAALTLMQVILETLGGDHMEEIKQRWQKKKDIII; encoded by the coding sequence ATGCGTTATCTTACTGCAGGTGAATCCCACGGCAAGGCATTAGTAGGAATCATGGACGGTTGTCCTGCCAATCTACATATAACTGAAGAAGAAATTAATCATCAGTTATACAGGCGGCAGCAGGGCTTTGGACGCGGCGGCAGAATGAAAATAGAAAGCGACAAAGCCGAAATTTTGAGCGGGGTCAGAAATTATCTTACATTAGGTTCGCCTATTGCATTAATGATAAAAAATAATGACTATCAAAATTGGCAGAATATTTTTTCTCCCGATGAATGCGACATTTCCCAAAAAGTTGTTACCACAGTAAGACCGGCGCATGCAGATCTCAGCGGAGCCCTGAAATATAGCCAAAAAGACGCACGCAATATTTTGGAACGAGCAAGCGCAAGAGAAACGGCTATGAGAGTGGCATTAGGAGCTATAGCAAAAAAGTTTTTGCAAGAGCTTGGAGTTAATATTGGAAGTCATACGGTTATGATAGGCGGCGTGTATTCTGATTTTTATCCCAAAAATTCTTTTGAATTAAGTGCTGCAGATGATAATCCTGTCAGATGCATGGATGAAGCAAAATCTCAAGAAATGATTCACAAGATAAAAGAAGCTCAGGAGTCGGGCGATACATTAGGAGGTAAGGTTCAGATAATTATAAGCGGCATGAGCTTTGGATATGGTTCGCATACTCAATATGACAAAAAACTCGATTCAAGGCTGATGGCTGATTTATGTTCTATTCAGTCTGTAAAAAGCGTAAGTTTTGGTTTAGGTGAAAAATATGCAGAAATGCTTGGAACGCAATCTCATGATCCTATCGGTTATGACGAAAATGGTTTTTTTAGATATACCAATAACAGCGGCGGCATTGACGGCGGTATTACGACAGGAGAAGATATAGTTATTAATGTAGCCGTCAAGCCTATTCCTACTACAATGCGTGGAATTAAGACAGTAGATCTGATTACGCATGAACAATGCATTTCTTCAAAAGAACGAAGCGATGTTTGTGCTGTGCCTGCTGCAGGTGTGGTATGTGAAAATGTGGCGGCATTGACGCTAATGCAGGTGATTTTGGAAACATTAGGGGGAGATCACATGGAAGAAATAAAACAAAGATGGCAAAAGAAAAAGGATATTATCATATAA